Proteins co-encoded in one Ziziphus jujuba cultivar Dongzao chromosome 9, ASM3175591v1 genomic window:
- the LOC112492911 gene encoding receptor-like protein EIX2, with amino-acid sequence MNGGDVEAAGCHDDERKALLEFKHGVMDLSGRLSSWVGQDCCKWKGVSCHNRTGRVVHLKLRNPCPNCEWCCKGHELHILGGDKISPLLVLKDLNYLDLSWNAFFETEIPAFLGSLRKLRYLNLSNSGLDGPIPHNFGNLSRLTYLDLSTLQDAHQDPLVIMGDRHDVEWLSRLSFLKYINLGGLGFPYRAVTQTLNNLPSLEELHLPECGLSSADLNLSFVNFTSLRVLDLSGNNLNSTLPHWVFNLKNLVHLDLSGSNLSGQFPDGIVDSLEHLDLSDNGIGGPLSSNLGKLCNLRTLKLSHNAISGEITDFVNKLSACSNYSLETLDLRFNAFMGNLPETLGYIKSLKVLQLQNNSFQGKIPESIGNLSSLEQVSLRNNRISFIPESLGQLCKLVVLDISNNPWEGVITEAHLVNLSSLEEFSIGNESHNISMVFSISSNWIPPFNLRQLDIQSCQSGPKFPTWLQNQNQLNILELKNASISDTIPDWFFQLDLQLDTLDLAHNNISGRLPNKLRFFADSTINLGSNQFDGPLTLFSSNISTLLLNNNMLSGSIPSDIGKAMPMLTHLDFSWNSLNGGIPLSIGNLTQLEFFIISDNHLSGQVPDVWKDVMGLRALDVSNNMLSGTIPKSISFHLMLNLLLLSNNNFSGELPSSLQYCSFLVSLDLGDNKFSGKLPPWIGENMGHLMNLRLTANFFSGNIPPEFCGLSMLHILDISRNNLSGHIPHCLGNLNEMKSGRIDVEEFLASLTNGSLKTVTKGREMEYSYSKLYLVDSIDLSDNNLSGEIPAELTSLIGLQTLNLSANRLTGKIPSSIGKIPTANQFLTFDDPSIYQGNVGLCGKPLDNDCLGSSQFGTPRGEKEEKDGDLGDKTEKVGFYISIALGFIVGFWGVFGSLIINKSWRYTYFGFVQRMCNLCERILLNRIRA; translated from the exons ATGAATGGCGGCGATGTTGAAGCTGCAGGATGTCATGACGACGAGAGGAAAGCTCTTTTGGAGTTCAAACATGGAGTCATGGATCTATCAGGCAGGCTTTCATCTTGGGTTGGACAAGATTGCTGTAAATGGAAAGGAGTAAGCTGTCACAACAGAACCGGACGCGTGGTTCACCTCAAACTTCGCAACCCCTGTCCGAACTGCGAATGGTGTTGCAAGGGACATGAACTGCACATCTTGGGAGGTGACAAGATCAGTCCTTTGCTTGTATTGAAAGATTTAAATTACTTGGACTTGAGCTGGAATGCATTCTTCGAAACCGAAATTCCTGCCTTCCTTGGTTCTCTGCGAAAACTGAGATATCTCAATCTTTCTAATTCAGGTCTTGATGGACCAATTCCTCACAATTTTGGAAACCTCTCGAGGTTGACTTATCTCGATCTCAGTACCCTTCAAGATGCCCATCAAGATCCCCTCGTTATCATGGGAGATCGACATGATGTTGAATGGCTTTCCcgtctttcttttttaaagtaTATTAACTTGGGTGGTTTGGGGTTTCCCTATAGGGCTGTGACCCAAACTCTTAATAACCTCCCATCACTAGAGGAATTGCACTTGCCTGAATGTGGCCTTTCAAGTGCCGATCTTAATCTTTCTTTTGTTAATTTCACATCTCTTAGGGTGCTTGACCTCTCAGGCAATAACTTGAACTCCACATTACCTCACTGGGTTTTCAATCTCAAAAATCTAGTTCACCTTGATCTAAGTGGCTCCAATCTCTCTGGACAGTTTCCTGATGGAATTGTTGATTCTCTTGAACACCTGGATTTGTCAGACAATGGAATTGGAGGTCCTCTCTCAAGTAATTTGGGAAAGTTATGCAATCTGCGGACTTTGAAACTAAGTCATAACGCCATTAGTGGTGAAATAACAGATTTTGTCAACAAATTGTCTGCATGCTCCAACTACAGCTTAGAGACACTGGACTTGAGATTCAATGCATTCATGGGAAATCTGCCAGAAACTTTGGGATATATTAAGAGTCTAAAAGTTCTTCAGCTGCAGAATAActcattccaaggtaaaattcCTGAATCCATTGGAAATTTATCGTCGTTGGAACAAGTTTCCCTGCGGAATAATCGAATAAGTTTCATCCCAGAAAGTCTCGGACAGCTCTGCAAGCTTGTTGTGTTGGATATCTCAAACAACCCATGGGAAGGCGTCATAACCGAAGCTCATCTCGTGAATCTTTCCAGCCTGGAGGAGTTTTCTATCGGTAATGAATCCCATAACATTTCAATGGTCTTCAGTATAAGCTCTAATTGGATACCTCCTTTTAACCTCCGACAACTCGACATCCAATCATGCCAATCGGGTCCTAAATTCCCAACTTggcttcaaaatcaaaatcagctCAACATACTGGAACTCAAGAATGCAAGCATTTCTGACACCATACCTGATTGGTTTTTCCAATTGGATTTGCAGCTTGATACACTAGATTTGGCTCATAATAACATTAGTGGCAGGCTGCCAAACAAATTAAGGTTTTTTGCTGATTCGACCATCAATTTGGGTTCAAACCAATTTGATGGCCCTCTCACATTGTTTTCATCAAACATTTCCACATTGTTGTTAAATAACAATATGCTTTCTGGATCAATCCCTTCTGACATTGGCAAAGCAATGCCCATGTTGACACATTTAGATTTCTCTTGGAACTCACTCAATGGAGGCATTCCATTGTCCATAGGTAATCTAACTCAATTGGAATTCTTTATAATCTCTGATAATCATTTATCCGGTCAAGTTCCTGATGTGTGGAAAGATGTGATGGGGTTGAGAGCTTTGGATGTGTCAAACAACATGCTTTCTGGAACAATCCCCAAATCAATTAGTTTTCATCTAATGCTCAATCTTTTGCTTCTATCTAACAACAATTTTTCTGGAGAACTTCCTTCTTCCTTGCAATATTGCTCATTCCTTGTTAGTCTAGATCTTGGTGATAACAAATTTTCGGGGAAACTTCCGCCCTGGATAGGAGAAAACATGGGTCACTTGATGAATTTGCGATTAACGGCCAACTTCTTCAGTGGAAACATTCCTCCAGAATTTTGTGGCCTTTCCATGCTTCACATCTTAGATATTTCACGCAATAATTTGTCAGGTCATATTCCACATTGCCTTGGTAATTTGAATGAGATGAAATCTGGTCGGATAGATGTTGAAGAATTTCTAGCGTCATTAACTAATGGAAGTTTGAAGACAGTGACAAAAGGAAGGGAGATGGAATATAGCTACTCCAAACTCTACCTTGTTGATAGTATTGATCTATCCGACAATAACTTATCAGGGGAGATTCCTGCGGAGTTAACAAGTCTCATAGGACTGCAAACTTTGAATTTATCAGCAAATCGTTTGACAGGGAAGATCCCATCAAGCATAG GAAAAATCCCAACTGCTAACCAGTTCTTAACCTTTGATGATCCATCAATCTATCAAGGCAATGTCGGCCTATGTGGAAAGCCTTTGGACAATGATTGTTTGGGCAGCAGCCAATTTGGTACTCCAAGAggagagaaagaagagaaagatgGTGACCTTGGGGATAAGACTGAGAAGGTCGGCTTCTACATCAGCATTGCACTAGGCTTCATTGTGGGGTTTTGGGGTGTTTTTGGCAGCTTGATCATTAACAAGTCTTGGAGATATACCTATTTTGGGTTTGTTCAGAGG ATGTGTAATCTCTGTGAGAGGATTTTACTCAATAGAATAAGGGCCTAG